One region of Microbacterium sufflavum genomic DNA includes:
- a CDS encoding WXG100 family type VII secretion target produces the protein MTVFTVDTDAMHAAHASTRATIERLRAESSTLMAQLRQLQSSWVGTASNAFQGCAEQWQGAQLHVEQVLDSIGTSLGSVATQYADADQYSASMFR, from the coding sequence ATGACCGTATTCACCGTCGACACCGATGCCATGCACGCCGCGCACGCCTCCACCCGCGCGACCATCGAGCGTCTCCGTGCCGAGTCATCGACGCTCATGGCGCAGCTCAGGCAGTTGCAGTCGTCGTGGGTGGGGACCGCGTCCAATGCGTTCCAGGGGTGTGCCGAGCAGTGGCAGGGCGCGCAGCTCCACGTCGAGCAGGTGCTCGACAGTATCGGCACATCGCTCGGCTCCGTCGCGACGCAGTACGCCGACGCCGACCAGTACTCGGCGAGCATGTTCCGCTGA